A window from Peromyscus eremicus chromosome 1, PerEre_H2_v1, whole genome shotgun sequence encodes these proteins:
- the Ncr3lg1 gene encoding natural cytotoxicity triggering receptor 3 ligand 1: MAGTTQMVFLHDNVTIACKIPGSPRLDIKTVGIIWFRKNELDDSEVKVFEFYGNHLESFRPGAMVSLSGLESGDASLHLPEVQLGEAGEYRCMLVVTPEKAEGKTILEVVAYPTIRLFVKPATVRNDEEEHIICELDGFYPEAFSIKWGKYTLKDSQFQEITEGNITRPTIKNDDGTFNVTSCLTLKPSLEDHGTTYQCVVLHRSLLVPRRLNVTLSEKDDLFIGESVILKSPTISE; encoded by the exons ATGGCAGGGACGACACAGATGGTATTCCTACATGACAATGTCACCATAGCCTGCAAAATCCCTGGTTCCCCACGACTTGACATCAAGACTGTGGGAATCATCTGGTTTAGGAAGAATGAGTTGGATGACTCTGAGGTCAAGGTGTTTGAGTTTTATGGAAATCATCTAGAGTCATTTCGACCTGGAGCCATGGTGTCACTGTCGGGGCTGGAGTCAGGAGATGCCTCACTCCATCTGCCTGAGGTCCAGCTGGGGGAAGCAGGAGAATACCGATGCATGCTGGTGGTCACCCCTGAAAAGGCAGAGGGAAAGACCATTCTAGAAGTTGTGG CTTACCCAACCATTAGATTATTTGTGAAACCAGCTACAGTGAGAAATGATGAAGAGGAACATATTATATGTGAGCTAGATGGATTCTACCCAGAAGCCTTTAGCATAAAGTGGGGGAAGTACACCCTGAAGGATTCCCAGTTCCAAGAAATTACTGAGGGCAATATCACTCGTCCCACGATCAAGAATGATGATGGCACATTCAACGTTACCAGTTGCTTGACTCTGAAACCATCTCTGGAAGACCATGGGACTACCTACCAGTGTGTGGTGTTGCACAGATCCTTGCTTGTCCCCCGAAGGCTCAATGTCACGCTGTCTGAGAAAG atgacctgttcattggtgagagtgtGATATTAAAGTCCCCCACAATTAGTGAgtga